One part of the Eucalyptus grandis isolate ANBG69807.140 chromosome 10, ASM1654582v1, whole genome shotgun sequence genome encodes these proteins:
- the LOC104423139 gene encoding LOW QUALITY PROTEIN: probable 2-oxoglutarate-dependent dioxygenase AOP1 (The sequence of the model RefSeq protein was modified relative to this genomic sequence to represent the inferred CDS: inserted 1 base in 1 codon), translating into MGSMAELMLPVIDFSSXRLKPGTAEWTAVRDEVKQALETCGCFEARFKKVPVDLQESMLGSVQELFDLPLQTKLRNVSRKPYHGYVGQYPMVPLYESMGIDDADVYEKVDGLTTILWPEGHPNFSKNIQSFSEKLSELDKMIRRMILESLGVEKYLDEHMNSTNYLLRVMRYAGPQTTDTKLGLNSHTDKNIVTILCQNEVDGLEVQTKDGEWFSAQPSPNSFIVMIGDSLYAWVNGRLHSPHHRVMMSGNKARYSVGLFSIPKGGYMIKAPDELVDEERPLLFKPFDHVEFLGFYYTEAGQRAESALKTYCGV; encoded by the exons ATGGGATCAATGGCAGAATTGATGCTCCCGGTCATAGATTTCTCGA CACGGCTCAAGCCGGGCACAGCTGAGTGGACTGCCGTGAGGGACGAGGTGAAGCAAGCGCTGGAAACTTGCGGCTGCTTCGAAGCCCGGTTCAAGAAGGTGCCTGTTGATTTGCAAGAGTCAATGCTTGGCTCGGTCCAGGAGCTCTTCGACTTGCCCTTGCAAACCAAGCTCCGGAACGTCTCGCGGAAGCCATACCACGGCTATGTCGGGCAGTACCCCATGGTCCCGCTATACGAGAGCATGGGGATTGACGATGCCGACGTGTACGAGAAGGTGGATGGCCTTACTACTATCTTATGGCCCGAGGGACATCCGAATTTTAG CAAAAATATACAATCATTCTCGGAGAAGCTATCGGAGTTAGATAAGATGATAAGGAGGATGATCTTGGAGAGCCTCGGCGTCGAGAAATACTTGGACGAGCACATGAACTCGACGAACTACCTTCTTCGTGTCATGAGATACGCAGGGCCTCAAACTACCGACACTAAGCTTGGCCTCAACTCTCACACCGACAAGAACATCGTCACCATCTTGTGCCAGAACGAAGTCGACGGCCTTGAAGTCCAAACCAAAGACGGCGAGTGGTTCAGTGCTCAGCCCTCGCCGAATTCTTTCATCGTCATGATAGGAGACTCGCTCTAC GCGTGGGTAAATGGTAGACTGCACTCTCCACATCACCGAGTCATGATGAGCGGGAACAAGGCGAGGTACTCGGTCGGACTGTTCTCGATTCCAAAGGGCGGGTACATGATAAAAGCACCTGACGAATTGGTGGATGAAGAGCGCCCTTTGCTCTTTAAGCCCTTTGATCATGTGGAGTTCTTGGGGTTCTACTACACTGAAGCTGGACAAAGAGCAGAATCTGCCCTCAAAACTTATTGTGGCGTTTGA
- the LOC104424184 gene encoding probable 2-oxoglutarate-dependent dioxygenase AOP1, translated as MGSQSKLLPELSVIEFSRENLDPGTDLWISTSKRVVFALEEYGCFIATCSDFTSQAHNEIFHALDELFDLPTEIKSRNTSEKPYFGYVGQHPSIPLYESLGIDDATTLKGVQSFTNLLWPAGNERFRDGALAFSKKVSELEQMVKRMVFERYGVKKYYDSHVMSSTYLLRFMKYRAPEMNETNRGCDVHTDKSFVTILHQNQIDGLEVKTKDGDWIAFEPSPSSFLVMAGDAFLAWSNGRIHSPLHQVVMKEKKSPRYSLGLFTFHSGIIEIPQELADPENPLKFKAFDHYGLLRYFCQDGVPQDVCTAQAYCGV; from the exons ATGGGTTCTCAGTCTAAATTATTGCCTGAACTTTCTGTTATAGAATTTTCCCGGGAAAATCTCGATCCCGGAACGGATCTGTGGATCTCCACCTCCAAACGAGTCGTTTTTGCCCTAGAAGAGTATGGCTGCTTCATCGCAACGTGCTCTGATTTCACTTCACAAGCTCACAACGAAATTTTTCATGCGCTTGATGAACTGTTTGATTTACCTACCGAAATTAAGTCGAGAAACACCTCCGAGAAACCCTACTTTGGCTACGTCGGGCAACACCCCTCCATTCCTTTGTATGAGAGCTTGGGCATTGATGACGCGACAACCCTCAAAGGCGTCCAAAGTTTCACGAACCTCTTATGGCCGGCCGGTAACGAGCGATTCCG GGATGGCGCGCTCGCGTTCTCAAAGAAGGTATCGGAGCTTGAGCAGATGGTGAAGAGGATGGTGTTCGAGAGATATGGGGTAAAGAAGTACTATGACTCGCATGTCATGTCGAGCACTTACCTCCTTCGGTTCATGAAATATAGGGCTCCGGAGATGAATGAGACAAATCGTGGCTGTGATGTCCACACGGATAAGAGCTTTGTGACCATACTTCACCAGAATCAGATTGATGGTTTGGAGGTCAAGACAAAGGATGGCGATTGGATTGCCTTTGAACCTTCACCATCATCATTCTTGGTCATGGCAGGCGATGCATTCTTG GCGTGGAGCAATGGAAGGATACATTCTCCATTGCATCAAGTGgtgatgaaggagaagaaatcgCCCAGGTACTCGCTGGGCTTGTTCACCTTCCACAGTGGAATAATAGAAATCCCGCAAGAATTAGCAGATCCCGAGAATCCATTGAAGTTCAAAGCGTTCGATCATTATGGGTTGCTCCGTTACTTTTGCCAGGACGGCGTCCCCCAAGATGTGTGCACTGCCCAGGCGTACTGCGGCGTTTAA
- the LOC104423140 gene encoding LOW QUALITY PROTEIN: 2-oxoglutarate-dependent dioxygenase AOP3 (The sequence of the model RefSeq protein was modified relative to this genomic sequence to represent the inferred CDS: inserted 1 base in 1 codon) yields the protein MGSEGSPKLPILNFSSENLKPGTTSWVATCKEVIQALEEFGFFVVNYDEVIPSQVHDATFRVLHDXFALPTETKMKNRYQKPLNGYVGQIAKLPLHESLGIDDATSLEATQKFTDLMWPDGNNRFRDIMNSFAKLAAELDQIVTRMIFESYNSEKHYDSYIESTTYLLRLLKNRAPLENEPNLGFINHTDKSFTTILHQDSEVHGLEVETRDGEWITVEMSPSKFVVIAGDALMAWSNDRIQSPNHKVTINGKEDRYSLALFAFNNGTLQVPEELVDDDHPLKYKPFEHLGLLRFYRTDEGYKSKCPIKAYCGVQGHD from the exons ATGGGTAGTGAAGGGTCACCAAAGCTTCCGATTCTCAATTTCTCTAGTGAAAATCTGAAACCAGGGACAACTTCTTGGGTCGCTACATGCAAGGAGGTGATCCAAGCGCTTGAAGAATTCGGCTTCTTCGTAGTGAACTACGACGAGGTAATCCCGTCACAAGTTCATGATGCCACGTTTCGCGTTTTGCACG TCTTCGCCCTTCCCACGGAGACCAAAATGAAGAACCGGTACCAGAAACCCTTGAACGGCTACGTCGGCCAGATTGCCAAGCTCCCTCTACACGAGAGCTTGGGCATCGACGACGCGACATCTTTAGAAGCGACTCAGAAATTCACCGACCTTATGTGGCCTGACGGCAACAATCGCTTTCG CGACATCATGAACTCGTTTGCGAAGCTTGCGGCGGAGTTGGACCAGATTGTCACGAGAATGATATTCGAGAGCTACAATTCCGAGAAGCATTATGATTCTTACATCGAATCAACGACGTACCTCCTTCGGCTCTTAAAGAATAGGGCACCGCTGGAGAATGAGCCTAATCTCGGATTCATCAATCACACGGACAAGAGCTTTACCACCATTCTTCATCAAGACAGCGAAGTTCATGGCTTGGAGGTCGAAACCAGGGACGGAGAATGGATCACTGTCGAGATGTCGCCTTCGAAATTCGTGGTCATTGCTGGAGATGCATTAATG GCATGGAGCAATGATAGGATACAGTCTCCAAACCACAAGGTGACCATCAACGGCAAGGAAGACAGATACTCGCTCGCGCTGTTTGCGTTCAATAATGGAACGCTCCAAGTTCCCGAAGAGCTCGTTGATGACGATCACCCGTTAAAGTACAAGCCCTTCGAACATCTTGGTCTACTCCGATTCTATCGTACCGACGAAGGGTATAAATCCAAGTGTCCAATCAAAGCCTATTGCGGCGTTCAGGGACATGATTGA
- the LOC104423141 gene encoding LOW QUALITY PROTEIN: ABC transporter G family member 40 (The sequence of the model RefSeq protein was modified relative to this genomic sequence to represent the inferred CDS: inserted 1 base in 1 codon), producing MEGGDICSASNSLRVISSTMARDHATTAMDVFSRSSGVDEDDEEALKWAALEKLPTFDRLRKGILMASRGGGANEIDIQNLGFHERKRLMERLVRDAEEDNEKFLLKLRNRIDRVGIDIPTIEVRFEHLNVEGEAHEGSRALPTFINFWIDILEGLLNFLPILPNGKKHFTILQDVSGIVKPGRMTLLMGPPSSGKTTLLLALAGKLDPILKTTGKVTYNGHGLNEFVPQRTAAYISQHDIHIGEMTVRETLAFSAKCQGVGSRYDMLSELLRREKVANVKPDPDIDIFMKAAAIEGQEANVITDYILKILGLEICADTMVGDETLRGISGGQRKSVTTGEMLVGPAKALFMDEISTGLDSSTTYQIVNSLKQFIRIFDGTTVISLLQPAPETYDLFDDIILLSDGQVVYQGPRELVLDFFESMGFKCPGRKGVADFLQEVTSRKDQHQYWVRKDEPYTFVTVREFAEAFQSFHVGRKLGDELSTPFDKSKNHPAALTTKRFGVGMKDLLKACISREYLLMKRNSFVYIFKIVQLTISAIITMTFFFRTKMHRDTTHGGDYIGASFVTINSVVFNGMAELSMTVAKLPIFYKQRDLLFYPAWAYALPTWILKIPITFVEVAAWVFISYYVIGYDPNVGRLFKQYXLLVLVGQMASGLFRLIAALGRNMVVANTLATFATSIFVASGGFVLSRKEVKKWWIWGYWTSPLMYGQSAMVINELLGSSWDKIPLNSSSNEPLGIQVLKSRGFFTEAYQYWIGVGALFGFIILFNFGFSVALALLNPFGTSQTVKSDDSKGSDDVNRIGGSIQLQSQGSSHKNRSGKSSRSALAEFETTITVNRKRGMVLPFEQYSISFDELTYSVDMPQEMKNKGVLEDKLVLLKGVSGAFRPGVLTALMGVIDAGKTTLMDVLAGRKTGGYIEGDITISGYPKNQDTFARISGYCEQNDIHSPHVTVYESVLYSAWLRLPPGVDNRTRKMFIEEVMELVELNPLRQALVGLPGVDGLSTEQRKRLTIAVELVTNPSIIFMDEPTSGLDARAAAIVMRTVRNTVDTGRTVVCTIHQPSIDMFEAFDELFLMKRGGQEIYVGPLGRQSSHLIEYLEGIQGVSRIKDGYNPATWMLEVTSPAQELTLGVDFSDLYKNSDLYRRNKALIKELSIPPPNSKDLYFPTKYSQSIFTQLMACLWKQHWSYWRNPPYTAVRFLFTIYVALMVGTMFWDRGSKTTRSQDLFIAMGSMYSAVLFLGIQNASSVQPVVAVERTVFYRERAAGLYSALPYALAQVLIEVPYVLMQATSYGLIVYGMIGFEWTVEKFFWYLFFSYFTLLYFTYFGMMTVGISPNQHIATLIATAFYTIWNLFSGFIVPRTRMPIWWRWYYWACPFAWSLYGLLVSQFGDLKNTLEDTGTTVEEFMRDYFGFRHNFLGTVAAMMLGFTVLFAFIFAISVKLLNFQKR from the exons ATGGAAGGAGGAGATATATGCAGTGCGAGCAACAGCCTGCGCGTGATCAGCTCCACCATGGCGAGGGACCATGCGACGACGGCGATGGACGTGTTCTCGAGGTCTTCAGGCGTCGAcgaggatgatgaagaagctcTCAAATGGGCTGCTCTGGAGAAACTCCCGACCTTCGACCGTCTCCGGAAAGGAATCCTGATGGCTTCGCGCGGCGGGGGTGCCAATGAGATCGACATCCAGAACCTGGGCTTTCATGAGAGGAAGAGATTGATGGAGAGATTAGTGAGGGACGCTGAAGAGGACAACGAGAAGTTCTTGCTGAAGCTCAGGAACCGCATTGACAG AGTTGGAATTGATATTCCTACTATTGAAGTTAGATTTGAGCACTTAAACGTGGAGGGAGAAGCCCATGAAGGAAGTAGAGCTTTGCCGACCTTCATCAATTTCTGGATTGATATTCTAGAG GGCCTCTTGAATTTTCTGCCCATACTTCCTAATGGAAAGAAGCACTTCACTATCCTTCAAGATGTCAGTGGGATCGTCAAACCTGGCAG gatgACTTTGCTTATGGGTCCTCCTAGTTCAGGGAAGACGACACTCTTGTTAGCTTTGGCAGGCAAGCTTGATCCTATACTAAAG ACAACAGGAAAGGTAACTTACAATGGACATGGCTTGAATGAGTTTGTGCCCCAAAGAACTGCAGCTTACATAAGTCAACACGATATTCACATAGGAGAAATGACAGTTAGAGAAACTTTGGCCTTCTCCGCAAAATGTCAGGGTGTTGGATCACGATATG ATATGTTGTCAGAGTTGTTGAGAAGAGAGAAAGTGGCAAATGTAAAACCAGACCCTGATattgatatcttcatgaag GCAGCAGCAATAGAAGGTCAGGAGGCTAATGTTATCACTGATTATATTCTTAAG ATTTTAGGGTTGGAAATATGTGCTGATACAATGGTTGGAGATGAAACGTTGAGAGGTATTTCTGGAGGACAACGGAAGAGTGTGACCACAG GTGAGATGCTGGTTGGGCCTGCCAAGGCATTGTTCATGGATGAGATATCTACTGGGCTTGATAGCTCGACGACATATCAGATTGTCAACTCTTTGAAACAATTTATTCGCATTTTTGATGGAACAACGGTTATCTCTCTCCTCCAGCCAGCTCCGGAGACTTATGATTTGTTTGACGATATCATTCTCCTCTCTGATGGTCAGGTCGTGTACCAGGGCCCACGTGAACTCGTTCTAGATTTCTTTGAATCCATGGGATTCAAATGCCCTGGGAGGAAGGGGGTCGCCGATTTCTTGCAGGAA GTAACATCAAGAAAGGATCAGCATCAGTATTGGGTACGCAAAGACGAGCCTTACACTTTCGTCACAGTTCGGGAATTTGCGGAGGCATTCCAGTCATTTCACGTGGGAAGAAAACTTGGGGATGAACTGTCTACTCCATTTGATAAGAGCAAGAACCACCCGGCCGCTTTGACTACCAAAAGATTTGGCGTTGGAATGAAGGATTTACTGAAAGCTTGCATTTCAAGAGAGTATTTACTTATGAAAAGGAATTCCTTTGTCTACATCTTCAAAATTGTTCAG CTCACAATTAGCGCGATTATTACGATGACCTTTTTCTTTCGGACTAAGATGCATCGGGATACCACTCATGGAGGAGATTACATTGGTGCCTCGTTCGTCACCATAAATTCAGTAGTGTTCAATGGAATGGCGGAGCTTTCAATGACCGTAGCCAAGCTCCCAATTTTCTACAAGCAAAGAGACCTCCTCTTCTATCCGGCATGGGCATATGCTCTTCCAACTTGGATTCTAAAGATCCCTATCACTTTTGTGGAGGTTGCAGCTTGGGTGTTCATCAGCTACTATGTCATTGGATACGATCCAAATGTTGGAAG GTTGTTCAAGCAGT TTTTGCTTGTGCTTGTTGGCCAGATGGCCTCTGGATTGTTTCGATTGATTGCGGCACTTGGGAGAAACATGGTCGTTGCCAACACATTGGCAACATTTGCTACGTCCATTTTCGTAGCATCGGGCGGATTCGTTCTTTCCCGAA AGGAAGTGAAGAAATGGTGGATTTGGGGCTACTGGACATCTCCTTTAATGTATGGGCAGAGCGCAATGGTCATTAACGAGCTTCTAGGGTCGAGTTGGGATAAA ATTCCCCTAAATTCAAGTTCAAACGAACCACTGGGAATTCAAGTTTTGAAGTCCCGTGGGTTCTTTACTGAAGCATACCAGTATTGGATAGGAGTTGGGGCATTGTTTGGGTTCATCATCCTCTTCAACTTTGGGTTTTCAGTGGCTCTTGCTCTCCTCAATC CCTTTGGCACATCCCAGACAGTAAAATCAGATGATTCTAAGGGCAGTGATGATGTTAACAGAATAGGAGGATCAATTCAGTTGCAATCTCAAGGCTCTAGTCACAAAAATAGATCAG GCAAGTCATCCAGGTCCGCACTTGCAGAGTTTGAGACGACCATCACTGTCAATAGGAAAAGAGGAATGGTGCTCCCATTTGAGCAATACTCAATTAGTTTTGATGAATTAACTTATTCAGTTGACATGCCACAG GAAATGAAGAATAAAGGTGTTCTCGAGGATAAATTGGTTCTCCTGAAAGGTGTAAGTGGTGCTTTTAGGCCAGGTGTTCTCACAGCTTTGATGGGCGTTATCGATGCTGGCAAAACTACTCTGATGGATGTATTGGCTGGGAGAAAAACTGGAGGATACATCGAAGGGGACATAACAATTTCTGGGTATCCAAAGAACCAAGATACATTTGCTCGGATTTCCGGATACTGTGAACAGAATGACATCCATTCACCTCATGTTACTGTCTATGAGTCGGTTCTTTACTCTGCATGGCTGCGTTTACCTCCTGGTGTGGACAACCGAACCAGAAAG ATGTTTATTGAGGAAGTCATGGAGCTTGTGGAGCTAAATCCGCTGAGACAGGCCTTGGTTGGTTTGCCTGGTGTGGATGGTCTCTCCACTGAGCAACGCAAAAGGCTAACCATAGCAGTCGAACTAGTCACAAACCCATCAATCATTTTCATGGACGAACCAACTTCAGGGCTTGATGCAAGAGCTGCTGCTATTGTCATGAGAACAGTTAGGAATACGGTGGACACGGGGAGAACGGTCGTATGTACAATTCACCAGCCGAGCATTGATATGTTTGAAGCTTTCGATGAG CTTTTCTTAATGAAACGAGGGGGACAAGAGATATATGTTGGTCCTCTGGGTCGCCAGTCTTCTCATCTAATAGAGTATTTAGAG GGAATCCAAGGAGTAAGCAGAATCAAAGATGGCTATAATCCAGCAACTTGGATGCTCGAAGTTACAAGCCCAGCACAAGAACTCACTTTGGGCGTCGATTTTTCTGATTTGTACAAAAACTCAGATTTGTACAG GAGAAACAAGGCTTTGATTAAAGAGTTGAGCATACCTCCTCCAAATTCTAAGGATCTTTACTTCCCGACTAAGTATTCTCAGTCAATTTTCACTCAGTTAATGGCTTGCTTATGGAAGCAACATTGGTCTTATTGGCGGAATCCGCCTTACACAGCCGTTCGGTTCCTCTTCACCATTTACGTCGCCTTAATGGTTGGGACTATGTTCTGGGACCGCGGCTCCAAAAC GACTCGGAGCCAAGACTTGTTCATTGCGATGGGATCCATGTATTCGGCCGTTCTCTTCCTTGGGATCCAAAATGCGTCCTCCGTGCAACCTGTTGTAGCAGTGGAAAGAACGGTTTTCTATAGAGAGCGAGCTGCAGGGTTGTACTCAGCCCTTCCATACGCATTAGCACAA GTTCTAATTGAAGTCCCTTATGTTCTAATGCAAGCTACATCATATGGTTTAATAGTTTACGGAATGATTGGATTTGAATGGACCGTCGAAAAATTTTTCTGGTATCTGTTCTTCTCATACTTCACATTGTTATATTTCACCTACTTTGGCATGATGACCGTGGGCATAAGCCCAAACCAGCACATCGCTACCCTCATCGCTACTGCATTCTACACCATTTGGAACCTCTTTTCAGGGTTCATTGTGCCAAGGACT AGGATGCCTATCTGGTGGAGATGGTACTATTGGGCGTGCCCATTTGCTTGGAGTTTATATGGATTATTGGTCTCTCAGTTTGGTGATTTGAAGAACACGCTCGAGGACACTGGGACCACGGTGGAAGAATTCATGAGAGATTACTTCGGTTTCCGACATAATTTTCTGGGCACGGTCGCCGCTATGATGTTAGGATTCACAGTGCTCTTCGCGTTCATTTTCGCCATTTCAGTCAAGTTGCTCAATTTTCAGAAGCGGTAG